The Fulvivirga maritima genome segment TGCTGGAAAAGGACGCGCTTACTACGGTTATCGATATATTAAAGCCTGATAGTTTCTATAAAGACGCGCACAAAGAAATATATGCAGCCATAGTAGAGCTGTTTAATAATTCTGAGCCCGTAGATATGCGTACTGTGGCTAACCAGCTTAGAAAAAATGGTAAGGTGGAAATAGCCGGAGGTTCTTATTACTTGGCTGAGCTGACCTCTAAGGTGAGTTCTGCAGCCAACGTAGAGTTCCACGCCCGTGTAATAATTGAGATGTCTATTAAGCGTGAGTTGATTCGTGTATCATCTGAAATTCAGCATGATGCCTATGAAGACACTACTGACGTATTCCAATTATTAGATAAAACAGAATCATCTCTTTTCGAAATTTCTGAGGCTAACATCCGTAAGAATTATGATAACATGCGTTCATTAATGGCGCAGGCTATTCAGGAATTAGAAGAAAGAAAAAATCATAAAGATGGCCTTACCGGAGTGCCAAGTGGCTTCTCAGCTTTGGATAGAGTAACTTCCGGATGGCAAAGAACTGACCTTGTAATTATTGCGGCTCGTCCTGCCATGGGTAAGACGGCATTTGTGGTTTCTGCGCTTAGAAACGCTGCGGTAGACTTTAACCACGCTGTAGCTATTTTCTCCCTGGAGATGTCATCTGTGCAGCTGGTAAACAGGCTTATTTCTGCTGAGGCAGAGCTGGAGAGTGAGAAGATTAAGAAAGGTAACCTGGCTGATTATGAATGGCAACAGCTGATCCATAAGACCAATAGACTGAGTAATGCCCCTATTTTTATTGATGATACTCCGGCACTTTCTATTCTGGAGCTTAGAGCTAAGTGTAGGCGTCTTAAAGCGCAGAATGACATTCAGCTGATAGTAATTGACTACTTGCAGCTGATGAGTGGAGATTCGGGCAAAGGTGGAGGAAACCGTGAACAGGAGATCGCCTCTATTTCAAGGGCTTTGAAGCAGATCGCTAAAGAGCTTAACGTGCCTGTAATAGCCCTGTCACAGTTAAGTAGGGCTGTGGAGACCAGGGGTGGAGATAAGAGACCACAGCTTTCTGACCTTAGGGAATCAGGATCAATAGAGCAGGATGCGGATATGGTAATGTTCCTTTACCGTCCTGAATACTATGGTATTACTGAAGATGAGAACGGTATGCCTACTGCAGGTACTGGTGAGGTAATTATTGCTAAGCACAGAAGTGGTTCTTTGGAGAATGTAAGTCTTAAGTTTATTGGTAAGTACACCAAGTTCTCAGATCTTGATCCGGGAGGCTTTGCTGGTGGAGATTTCCCTGGTGGTGGAGGTATTCCGGCTGAGTTTGATGACGGCCCAGGTACCATTACACTAGGTAGCAGACTAAATGAAGATAACGGCAGTAACTCAGGTGGCGCCGGTGGTGGTAGCTTCGGCTATAGTGGCCCTGATGAGGAAGATGCTCCTTTTTAATAACTGATTTTAACTCCTTTTTTTATATATATTATCCATAAAAAAACCCCGGAATATCACTTCCGGGGTTTTTGTTTTTCCAACTGCTCGCCTGGCTTATACCTGTTCTACAGCAGGCGCCCCAGACATGATCTCATCATTCGCATATGATTCATAGTTTCTGAAATTAGAAGCAAAGTTTTCTGCAAGGAGATGAGCTTTATCGTCATACTTAGCTTTGTCAGTCCAAGTATTACGTGGGTTAAGAAGCTCCTGTGGCACTCCTGGGCATTCGTTAGGGTAGTTGAGGCCGAAAGTAGGCAGCTCACTATACTCAACATTTTCCAGTTGGCCGTTTAGCGCAGCAGAAATCATACTTCTAGTGTATTTCAGAGGTATTCTGTGTCCGGTACCGTAGGCTCCACCAGTCCAGCCAGTGTTGATAAGCCAAATGTTTACCTCGTGTTCTTTGATTTTTTTCTCCTAGTAACTCGGCATATTTAGTAGGGTGTAATGGCATAAATGGCGCTCCAAAACAGGCACTAAATACACTGGTAGGCTCTGTAATACCTGCCTCTGTACCAGCCACTTTTGCTGTGTAACCAGAGATAAAGTGATACATTGCCTGGCTTACTGTAAGCTTACTGATAGGAGGGAACACTCCATAGGCATCACAGGTAAGGAAGAAGATATTTTTCGGATGACTTCCTGTAGAAGGACAGCACGCACCAGAGATATAGTCAATTGGGTAAGACACACGAGTGTTTTCTGTTACTTCTTTGTTAGAAAAGTCTACAATGCTGGTTCCTGGTATGAAACGAGTATTTTCCAGCAATGAACCGAATTTAATGGCGTCATAAATTTGTGGT includes the following:
- the dnaB gene encoding replicative DNA helicase yields the protein MENKSSFKVGQLSNRGNRDVNEGLGKLPPQAIDLEEAVLGALMLEKDALTTVIDILKPDSFYKDAHKEIYAAIVELFNNSEPVDMRTVANQLRKNGKVEIAGGSYYLAELTSKVSSAANVEFHARVIIEMSIKRELIRVSSEIQHDAYEDTTDVFQLLDKTESSLFEISEANIRKNYDNMRSLMAQAIQELEERKNHKDGLTGVPSGFSALDRVTSGWQRTDLVIIAARPAMGKTAFVVSALRNAAVDFNHAVAIFSLEMSSVQLVNRLISAEAELESEKIKKGNLADYEWQQLIHKTNRLSNAPIFIDDTPALSILELRAKCRRLKAQNDIQLIVIDYLQLMSGDSGKGGGNREQEIASISRALKQIAKELNVPVIALSQLSRAVETRGGDKRPQLSDLRESGSIEQDADMVMFLYRPEYYGITEDENGMPTAGTGEVIIAKHRSGSLENVSLKFIGKYTKFSDLDPGGFAGGDFPGGGGIPAEFDDGPGTITLGSRLNEDNGSNSGGAGGGSFGYSGPDEEDAPF